One genomic region from Thermoplasmata archaeon encodes:
- a CDS encoding cobalamin-binding protein, whose protein sequence is MPQQKGNPKKNFKIIGIVTVLAILCVASVGYAVLVTNELIIGREKVDVLTVVDDMGRVVKVPQPVTRVVSTAPSNTEILFAVGAGNLIVGVDNYSDYPEQAKNLTKVGDFVGLNVELIYSLKPDVVFAYYGQRVGIERLSELGIPVVTMRPQTIEDVLNEILLIGTICGKRDKAENYVNQLRQRIDAVVNATKDLDESQRPKVYYECWNSPYISAGPGSFINDLIRMAGGKNIAANTSKDYPVLTEEFILYANPEIIITSSMNIDTPEKIMQRQNWQNIDAVKQGKVYSIDDNIISRAGPRIVDGLELVAKLIHPEIFGGNFA, encoded by the coding sequence ATGCCCCAGCAGAAAGGAAATCCGAAAAAGAATTTCAAGATTATTGGAATTGTAACAGTCCTTGCAATTTTGTGTGTTGCTTCCGTAGGGTATGCAGTGCTGGTTACAAATGAGCTGATAATTGGAAGAGAGAAAGTGGATGTGCTTACTGTTGTGGACGATATGGGTAGAGTTGTTAAAGTCCCTCAACCTGTAACTCGGGTGGTGAGCACGGCACCTAGTAATACGGAGATTTTATTTGCAGTGGGTGCTGGTAACCTTATAGTGGGTGTGGACAATTACTCAGATTATCCAGAGCAGGCAAAAAATCTCACGAAGGTTGGTGATTTCGTAGGCCTTAATGTGGAGTTGATTTATTCTCTGAAACCAGATGTGGTTTTTGCCTACTATGGGCAAAGGGTAGGAATCGAGCGCCTTTCAGAACTTGGTATCCCAGTAGTCACAATGAGGCCACAGACAATAGAGGATGTACTGAATGAGATTTTGCTTATTGGTACAATTTGTGGAAAACGAGACAAAGCAGAAAACTATGTAAACCAGCTTCGCCAAAGGATTGATGCTGTAGTAAATGCCACAAAAGACCTTGACGAGAGTCAGAGACCTAAGGTTTACTACGAGTGCTGGAACTCCCCATACATTTCTGCGGGTCCAGGTTCGTTTATAAATGACTTGATAAGGATGGCTGGTGGCAAGAACATTGCAGCAAATACTTCAAAGGACTACCCAGTTCTTACGGAAGAGTTCATTTTGTATGCGAACCCAGAAATAATTATTACATCTTCGATGAATATAGATACGCCTGAAAAAATTATGCAGAGACAAAACTGGCAGAACATAGATGCTGTAAAGCAGGGAAAAGTGTATTCAATTGACGATAATATTATCTCAAGAGCGGGCCCGAGAATCGTTGATGGGCTTGAATTAGTTGCAAAGCTTATTCACCCAGAAATTTTTGGTGGGAATTTTGCGTAA
- a CDS encoding iron ABC transporter permease, protein MGILRKIIYFLLLFLFLLFSAILAISMGAVQIPFLDVVKALCGLSDVVTKAIVVNIRAARVILAIGTGIALSTSGAVVQSIFQNPLAEPYILGISAGSVFGVMVSLLLFPNYPFSNQLLSFLFAIATILTVYRIAGVGGSIQPSTLILAGIAITALFSAVTSYLIYAYFSKNIANILFWTMGGFWQANLVYALAVVFVALACATGMMLFWRQLNAMALGDGFATSVGVDVGRTRFILIMVVSLCVSFAVSFTGIIGFVGLVVPHIARMIGGADHKNLLLFSGLLGAILLLWADTLARTIVYGEEIPVGIITAILGVPFFLYLLVRRRRLC, encoded by the coding sequence GTGGGAATTTTGCGTAAAATTATTTATTTCCTACTTCTTTTTCTCTTCCTTCTCTTTTCTGCGATTTTGGCAATTTCAATGGGTGCAGTCCAAATTCCGTTTCTAGATGTAGTAAAGGCACTTTGTGGTTTAAGTGATGTAGTTACAAAAGCCATAGTTGTAAATATACGCGCTGCAAGAGTAATCCTTGCCATAGGCACTGGTATTGCGCTTAGTACAAGTGGAGCCGTCGTGCAGAGCATTTTCCAGAACCCTTTAGCAGAGCCATACATTCTGGGAATTTCTGCAGGAAGTGTTTTTGGAGTAATGGTTTCCTTGTTACTTTTCCCGAACTACCCTTTTTCAAACCAGTTACTTTCGTTTTTGTTTGCGATAGCTACGATACTTACTGTTTATAGAATTGCTGGAGTTGGTGGAAGCATTCAGCCATCTACACTGATTTTGGCAGGTATTGCAATTACTGCACTTTTTTCAGCAGTTACATCCTATTTAATTTATGCATATTTCAGCAAGAACATAGCTAACATCCTATTTTGGACTATGGGTGGGTTTTGGCAGGCAAATCTCGTTTATGCTCTCGCAGTTGTTTTTGTAGCTCTTGCTTGTGCTACAGGAATGATGTTATTCTGGAGACAGTTGAATGCAATGGCGTTAGGTGATGGGTTTGCGACGAGTGTTGGGGTAGATGTTGGCAGAACTAGATTTATTCTTATTATGGTAGTTTCTCTTTGTGTCTCATTTGCTGTTTCGTTTACTGGGATAATAGGCTTCGTGGGCTTAGTCGTGCCGCATATTGCAAGAATGATTGGTGGTGCTGACCATAAGAATTTGCTTTTGTTTTCTGGGTTGTTAGGGGCTATACTCTTGCTCTGGGCGGACACATTGGCAAGGACCATTGTCTATGGCGAGGAGATTCCAGTTGGAATAATTACGGCAATTCTTGGTGTGCCCTTCTTCCTTTATTTGCTAGTGAGGAGGCGGAGGTTATGTTGA
- a CDS encoding ABC transporter ATP-binding protein encodes MLRVENLSAGYKGNAVIENLSFSLDPGNFLAVLGKNGAGKTTLLHAISGIIEYTGNVDYDGISLKTLARSEIAKIVGVVEQNINLVPFKVHEVVCLGRVPYAKLFSWQQEDFEIVERAMKKVGIWHLRNRLITEISAGETQKVMIAKVLAQDAKVLLLDEPTSHLDLESQFVTIEILKELCNNGKIVIAVFHDINLAKFATHVLFLGGNHKGRRYLFGDEGILTAKNVALCLNVDEDKVSSQFKISK; translated from the coding sequence ATGTTGAGGGTTGAGAATTTGTCTGCAGGTTATAAGGGAAATGCAGTGATAGAGAATCTCAGCTTCTCGCTCGACCCGGGTAATTTTCTTGCTGTACTTGGGAAGAATGGGGCTGGCAAAACTACACTGTTGCATGCTATTTCTGGAATAATTGAATACACTGGGAATGTAGATTATGATGGAATTTCACTCAAGACCTTGGCTCGCTCTGAGATTGCAAAAATTGTTGGTGTTGTGGAGCAGAATATAAATCTCGTTCCATTCAAAGTACACGAAGTGGTATGTCTTGGAAGAGTGCCTTATGCGAAACTGTTTTCTTGGCAGCAAGAGGATTTTGAGATAGTTGAGAGAGCAATGAAGAAGGTGGGCATCTGGCATCTCAGGAACCGGTTGATAACAGAAATTAGTGCCGGCGAAACTCAGAAAGTAATGATAGCCAAAGTTCTCGCCCAAGATGCGAAGGTACTGTTACTTGATGAACCAACAAGCCATTTAGATCTTGAAAGCCAATTTGTTACGATTGAGATTTTGAAGGAGTTGTGTAACAATGGAAAAATTGTGATAGCGGTGTTCCATGATATTAATTTAGCAAAATTTGCAACCCATGTGCTTTTTTTGGGAGGTAATCATAAAGGTAGAAGATACCTTTTTGGGGATGAAGGGATTCTAACAGCAAAAAATGTAGCTCTTTGCCTAAATGTAGATGAGGATAAAGTGAGCTCGCAGTTCAAAATTTCTAAATAG
- a CDS encoding winged helix-turn-helix transcriptional regulator, producing MYELREGKKITQALVLYEVLQERNFTLKKIGKKLGISPQGVANYLKELEELGLIEGGAVTKEGVEFLHQTFAGLHKEISGIVSNLNLVLSTDAIADDFIKEGESVYLYMKDGLLHASKRIGEAKGMAYEDAEPGGIVRVHGLSGIVTIKRGKIRIVVLDREGATTMRKVQLPEGDVYAGYGLRAIAFLGSANRNVDIRFCVPEGCVESAVLGLNVVCVLTKEMLYVFLKGLQEAMQKYGEVEYEFID from the coding sequence ATGTATGAGTTGCGAGAGGGGAAGAAAATTACCCAGGCATTGGTCCTCTATGAAGTACTTCAGGAACGAAATTTCACATTGAAAAAAATAGGAAAAAAATTGGGAATAAGTCCCCAAGGTGTTGCTAATTATTTAAAGGAGCTTGAAGAGTTGGGACTTATAGAAGGAGGCGCAGTTACAAAGGAAGGAGTGGAATTTCTTCATCAGACCTTTGCAGGTCTCCATAAAGAGATAAGTGGGATTGTCTCCAACCTAAATCTTGTTCTGAGCACAGATGCAATTGCGGATGATTTTATAAAGGAGGGAGAAAGCGTCTATCTCTATATGAAAGATGGTTTGCTGCATGCAAGTAAGAGAATTGGAGAGGCAAAGGGGATGGCTTATGAGGATGCCGAACCTGGAGGAATTGTGAGAGTGCACGGTCTGAGTGGAATCGTAACGATAAAGAGGGGGAAGATAAGGATCGTAGTTCTGGATAGGGAGGGAGCTACAACTATGAGAAAAGTGCAATTGCCAGAGGGGGATGTTTATGCTGGCTACGGCCTTAGAGCAATCGCTTTTCTTGGAAGTGCTAATAGAAATGTAGATATTCGGTTTTGTGTGCCGGAAGGATGTGTAGAGTCGGCAGTCCTGGGCTTGAATGTTGTGTGTGTCCTAACTAAAGAAATGCTCTATGTGTTCCTAAAGGGGCTCCAGGAGGCCATGCAAAAGTATGGGGAAGTAGAGTATGAATTCATTGATTAA
- a CDS encoding GNAT family N-acetyltransferase: MLEISELKPEHYSQILEVWKDAGLPFKPSGRDSFEEIVKQMKRAPELFIGVFIDSELVGVCLGTEDGRKGWINRIAVKKKFQRQGIASKLISEMEKRLRARGLKIICVLIEDWNTASLNLFQKNGYILHKDIYYLSKRESEDV; the protein is encoded by the coding sequence ATGCTTGAAATTTCAGAGTTAAAGCCAGAGCACTACAGCCAGATTTTAGAGGTATGGAAAGATGCAGGATTGCCATTTAAGCCCTCAGGTAGGGATTCATTTGAGGAAATTGTTAAGCAGATGAAAAGAGCACCAGAACTTTTTATTGGTGTTTTTATCGACTCAGAGCTTGTAGGTGTCTGCCTCGGTACCGAAGATGGTAGGAAGGGCTGGATAAACAGAATTGCTGTTAAGAAGAAATTTCAACGACAGGGAATAGCATCAAAGTTAATCTCAGAGATGGAAAAGAGGTTAAGAGCAAGGGGCTTGAAAATTATCTGTGTGCTTATAGAAGACTGGAATACTGCATCACTCAACCTCTTCCAGAAGAATGGTTATATACTTCATAAAGACATATATTATCTTTCAAAAAGGGAAAGCGAAGATGTGTGA
- the dcd gene encoding dCTP deaminase: MCVLSDGEIKEYLKRQSLKIEPFVETNLTPNGIDLCAHEVWVEGMNEKIISASVAVPPHTRFMVSTKEKVSMPEDIVGMLWIKTSLARKGIFGAFGLVDAGFRGTLTLGFYNGSKETISLSPDAKIVQLVFVKLNSNPDKLYGERSGHYQNQEGITFSRI; encoded by the coding sequence GTGTGTGTACTTTCAGACGGTGAAATAAAGGAATATCTGAAAAGACAGTCATTAAAGATAGAGCCGTTCGTAGAGACAAATCTTACACCTAATGGGATTGACCTATGTGCCCATGAAGTATGGGTAGAAGGAATGAATGAGAAAATAATCAGTGCGAGTGTGGCAGTGCCACCCCATACGAGGTTCATGGTCTCCACAAAGGAAAAAGTTTCGATGCCTGAGGATATTGTCGGGATGCTGTGGATAAAGACATCTTTGGCAAGGAAAGGAATCTTCGGTGCATTTGGTTTGGTAGATGCAGGATTTCGCGGAACTCTTACCCTTGGATTCTATAATGGGAGTAAAGAAACAATTTCGCTTTCCCCTGATGCGAAGATAGTTCAACTAGTGTTTGTGAAGTTGAATTCAAACCCTGATAAGCTATATGGAGAAAGGTCTGGCCATTATCAAAATCAGGAGGGCATTACATTCTCCAGAATATAG
- a CDS encoding ABC transporter substrate-binding protein, whose product MKNKDKRWVVTSALALVLVLVMIATPFSGAVSAKAPEKSAPTAKAPPYGGVFKIGFQSDLKGLNPCVVNDVWSWNVIGFVYDTLGGTTKATEEPIPWTAESWTEDTPDHLNWTVTIRQGVKWHDGQPLTADDVVFSYNFLHDVGRYVSSLESVDWTPLGGSYTDMNETYFVGVQKVNDYAVKFRLWRTNPTVLLDVMGIPLLPKHIWRNHWSDKTSWNMDLNPTTGEANVIGSGPFKFKYWKAGVEARIERNPDYFWEATLEDGNTYKVPFVDAIQFIIYKNMDAMVTALKQGVIDYIWWSIDPGWVPVVSQIPGAKVFANADRGYYYLMFNMILPFEGYDTGTGYQARDDENSPITYPNPQGGQDAGLPFRKAVSHCIDKEYIVTRLLQGFGTKGDSIVPPSYTYWYNDTLPQYPFSVDTAKSILDDANYKDVNSDGWREDYKGRTMDGPNNNGQIDILTPPADYDPIRAESGKKIAEAMKLAGIKAESVPTSFGQIVDEVFVYRNFEMFILGWRLSLDPGWVYDFFNSKYDWYNPGIGDGGNNPSGYRNEYYDNISAQVMSEMDPATRVALVKECQGMIAQHLPTNVLYYRQVLEVADTSEWVGYHEKPGGIGNGWTLMEIHHPVVQPPLRVDVKAFPASMPGTKNATLKLTVSAVKADGTAYPNVNVQMKLEPTPDPTYIGLDATQKTTDANGKAEFIVICKDNYPMDTVFKAIVNATDGTNYANANTYFTISMAGLNVEVTSPLVVDGTKDNIFKFNVTVKQFTTPLSGAQVELQTLTPPDNLKIVNVRANTDANGTVSLGLQVTGNFTASTPVELKYTVWPAGGAKTIYAHNFVVLAQGGSEVNIAVDTIGTLEGLPGKTKEVNVTVTSGGNPLAGASVYGYVTPSGNGLSVVETDPVDTGTDGKATFTLKVDSLVTLDTDFKFVAIVASGTYAGYGYAPTTVSGVTSMSAAVDVNPSSITGNVGQSTTVKVTVTSGGTPIEGVTVSLDITPATTSLEVSPTSATTNSNGVATFTVSVVSAITSDTTYTITAHATYSTLTATGTGTLGVQAGENINVDLQLSKTEVAGITGAEVTATVTVLNGTAPMSNVGVSLVLNPSTGLSAETGKTTGADGKATIKITVTQTVSADVTVSVKAVATIGSKTYESAADTLTVKYVPYAITVTLEANQIDGKKDAAVNATVKVLNGTTAMSGISVTLTATPSTNIQISPATATTDSNGEAKFTITLGADFQTDTPVTLEPKATIDAVEYTGAAATLTIKGVAAAYEVTMSLNPTEIEGKKDNTVKATIYVKTGGAGVSGVQVTVTFDKPGLSANTATTDQDGKAEVTITLTEDFTSETTVKITPKVAGVDYPNSAVNLKVTPKATTTPGFEIVGVIAAIALVAGILVYTRRKEH is encoded by the coding sequence ATGAAGAATAAGGACAAAAGATGGGTAGTGACTTCAGCATTAGCCCTTGTGCTAGTGCTAGTGATGATTGCTACACCCTTCTCAGGTGCGGTATCCGCAAAGGCACCTGAGAAAAGCGCTCCGACAGCAAAGGCGCCACCCTATGGTGGTGTGTTCAAGATAGGGTTCCAGAGCGATTTGAAAGGACTGAACCCATGTGTGGTAAACGATGTGTGGTCCTGGAATGTGATTGGGTTTGTTTATGACACGTTGGGTGGGACCACAAAAGCCACAGAAGAACCAATTCCATGGACCGCGGAAAGCTGGACTGAAGATACACCAGACCATTTGAACTGGACGGTCACAATACGCCAGGGCGTAAAATGGCATGACGGACAGCCATTGACTGCAGACGATGTTGTCTTCAGCTACAACTTCCTTCACGATGTGGGTAGATATGTGTCCTCTCTGGAATCTGTAGATTGGACACCCTTAGGTGGAAGTTATACAGACATGAACGAGACATACTTTGTTGGCGTGCAGAAAGTTAATGATTACGCAGTGAAATTCAGGTTATGGCGCACAAATCCAACAGTTCTGCTTGATGTGATGGGAATTCCACTGTTGCCGAAGCATATCTGGAGAAACCACTGGTCTGATAAGACAAGCTGGAACATGGACCTGAACCCAACCACTGGAGAGGCAAATGTGATTGGTTCTGGGCCATTCAAATTCAAATACTGGAAGGCTGGTGTTGAGGCAAGAATCGAGAGAAATCCCGACTATTTCTGGGAGGCAACCCTTGAAGATGGAAACACTTACAAGGTGCCTTTTGTGGATGCAATCCAGTTTATTATCTACAAGAACATGGATGCAATGGTCACAGCACTGAAGCAGGGTGTCATTGATTACATCTGGTGGAGCATTGACCCTGGCTGGGTACCTGTGGTCTCACAAATACCAGGTGCAAAAGTATTCGCAAATGCAGATAGAGGATACTACTACCTCATGTTCAACATGATTCTGCCATTTGAGGGCTATGATACAGGAACTGGTTATCAGGCAAGAGATGACGAGAACTCCCCCATAACTTATCCAAATCCACAGGGTGGCCAGGATGCTGGCTTGCCATTCAGGAAAGCCGTATCTCACTGCATTGACAAGGAGTACATTGTGACAAGGTTGCTCCAGGGCTTCGGTACAAAAGGTGACTCGATTGTGCCACCATCTTACACATACTGGTATAATGATACATTGCCCCAGTATCCATTTAGTGTCGACACTGCAAAGTCCATCCTGGATGATGCAAACTACAAGGATGTGAACAGTGATGGCTGGAGAGAGGACTACAAGGGCAGGACAATGGATGGACCGAACAACAATGGACAGATTGATATTCTCACACCGCCAGCTGACTATGACCCAATCAGAGCAGAATCAGGCAAGAAGATTGCAGAGGCAATGAAATTGGCGGGTATAAAAGCTGAGTCAGTGCCAACAAGCTTTGGCCAGATTGTGGACGAGGTATTTGTGTACAGAAACTTTGAAATGTTCATACTTGGCTGGAGATTGAGCTTGGATCCAGGTTGGGTGTATGACTTCTTCAATTCAAAGTATGACTGGTATAACCCAGGTATCGGTGATGGCGGTAACAACCCATCTGGTTACAGAAACGAATACTACGATAATATCTCAGCTCAAGTGATGAGCGAAATGGACCCTGCAACCAGAGTTGCCCTTGTGAAGGAATGCCAGGGTATGATTGCACAGCACCTGCCTACAAATGTCCTCTATTACAGACAGGTGCTTGAAGTTGCAGATACTTCTGAATGGGTTGGGTATCATGAGAAGCCAGGCGGTATCGGCAACGGTTGGACACTGATGGAAATTCACCATCCAGTGGTGCAGCCGCCACTCAGAGTAGATGTGAAGGCATTCCCAGCATCAATGCCTGGTACAAAGAATGCTACACTGAAGCTCACAGTGAGTGCGGTCAAGGCAGATGGTACTGCATATCCAAATGTAAATGTGCAGATGAAACTTGAACCAACACCAGACCCAACATACATTGGACTTGATGCAACACAGAAGACCACCGATGCAAATGGCAAAGCAGAGTTTATCGTAATCTGCAAGGATAACTATCCAATGGATACTGTGTTCAAGGCCATTGTGAATGCTACAGATGGCACAAACTATGCAAATGCGAACACATACTTCACAATTTCAATGGCAGGGTTGAATGTAGAGGTCACAAGCCCGTTGGTTGTTGATGGGACAAAGGACAACATATTCAAATTCAATGTGACAGTAAAGCAGTTCACAACACCGCTCTCTGGTGCACAGGTTGAGTTACAGACACTTACACCGCCAGATAACCTTAAGATTGTAAATGTAAGAGCAAACACGGATGCAAACGGCACTGTTTCTCTTGGATTGCAGGTGACAGGTAACTTCACAGCTTCTACACCAGTGGAACTGAAGTACACTGTCTGGCCTGCAGGTGGTGCAAAGACAATCTATGCCCACAATTTCGTGGTGCTTGCACAGGGTGGTAGTGAAGTCAACATTGCTGTAGATACCATTGGCACTCTTGAAGGTCTGCCTGGAAAGACAAAGGAAGTGAATGTGACAGTTACCAGTGGAGGCAATCCACTTGCTGGTGCAAGTGTTTATGGTTATGTTACTCCCTCAGGTAATGGCTTGAGTGTAGTAGAGACAGACCCAGTTGACACCGGAACAGACGGTAAAGCCACCTTCACTTTGAAGGTAGATTCTCTCGTCACTCTAGATACAGACTTCAAGTTTGTAGCAATTGTAGCAAGTGGCACATATGCAGGTTATGGCTATGCTCCAACTACAGTTTCTGGTGTAACATCAATGAGTGCTGCAGTTGATGTAAACCCATCCTCAATCACTGGAAATGTCGGCCAGAGCACAACTGTAAAGGTAACGGTTACCTCTGGTGGAACCCCAATTGAAGGCGTAACGGTATCCTTGGACATCACGCCAGCAACTACATCACTTGAGGTTTCACCAACCAGTGCAACAACCAATAGCAACGGTGTTGCCACATTCACGGTCTCTGTTGTATCTGCAATAACATCCGACACAACATATACAATTACAGCTCATGCCACATATAGCACACTTACTGCAACCGGCACCGGCACTCTCGGGGTACAGGCAGGAGAAAACATAAATGTTGATCTCCAGCTCTCTAAGACGGAAGTAGCAGGAATCACTGGTGCGGAAGTAACAGCAACGGTTACAGTGCTGAACGGCACTGCACCGATGTCAAATGTAGGTGTCTCGCTTGTACTCAATCCAAGCACTGGGTTGAGTGCCGAGACAGGCAAGACCACTGGTGCAGATGGCAAAGCTACAATAAAGATAACAGTAACTCAGACAGTATCTGCGGATGTTACAGTCAGTGTGAAGGCTGTTGCTACAATCGGTAGCAAGACATACGAAAGTGCTGCAGACACACTCACAGTAAAGTATGTGCCATATGCAATTACAGTGACGCTTGAAGCTAATCAGATTGATGGCAAGAAGGATGCAGCAGTGAATGCCACGGTGAAAGTGCTGAACGGCACAACTGCAATGTCGGGCATAAGTGTAACACTTACAGCAACCCCAAGCACAAACATCCAGATAAGTCCAGCAACAGCCACGACAGATAGCAATGGTGAAGCCAAGTTCACAATAACTCTTGGTGCGGACTTCCAGACAGACACACCAGTAACGCTAGAGCCAAAGGCAACAATAGATGCAGTTGAATACACGGGTGCTGCAGCTACACTCACAATAAAGGGTGTCGCAGCTGCATACGAAGTGACAATGTCCTTGAATCCGACAGAGATAGAAGGCAAGAAGGACAACACTGTGAAGGCAACAATCTATGTGAAGACAGGTGGAGCTGGTGTGTCTGGTGTCCAGGTGACAGTAACCTTTGACAAGCCAGGCCTTAGTGCAAACACAGCAACAACTGACCAGGATGGCAAGGCAGAGGTTACAATCACACTGACAGAGGACTTCACATCGGAAACAACAGTGAAGATTACACCGAAGGTTGCAGGTGTGGACTATCCGAACAGTGCAGTTAATCTCAAAGTAACTCCAAAAGCAACAACAACACCTGGCTTTGAGATTGTCGGTGTGATTGCAGCGATTGCACTGGTTGCTGGAATTCTGGTATACACCAGGAGAAAAGAACACTAA
- a CDS encoding pre-peptidase C-terminal domain-containing protein, with protein sequence MEPKKRKGRMVAGVASAVIAMLIISMLFTIVSVRMGSADDVETDLAINSTLSGNLSGAGKKDYYKIVVNSGSKLIVKTDGPNGGSIDFDLYIQKDAKPTTSSYLARGYTSSSDEQVSVNNPYGTYYAMVYSYKGSGSYTITATVEGCSGGENAGNNNSDVIELTSGMGKTSNLDAANPKSYYKITVSSGTGLRILLTGPANADFDLFVKKGQKPTRSAYDYKSNGKTSNENIAISNPSGTYYILVERYSGSGSYSLTAYISVNTPKQLPVVEKYLRERTAAYSDLYWNNYNPDYADYSGQGGDCANFGSQSQISGGLSIWKGTDGKGHGVIGADPHGTIPFVDNLHTHLIKQENVKFSYIVKGQDGKWNGTIPSYMTVGDIILIGDADGDHWIHTLTIVEGSGANAKVNAHTNNRYHYPWDYYMSFFTRYNFYHIEPQGTTTPKYIKIVTSSLNVRSGPSTAFPKIGTVYSGQIYIATETVIFNGETWYKIWYDERPGWVISSSLSVISSASYYIVSGKYAKVYAAPTTSSEVVDTALIGQLFGVKDLVLIGNEKWAGIYFRGGEFWVILQ encoded by the coding sequence ATGGAGCCGAAGAAAAGAAAAGGCAGAATGGTAGCGGGTGTGGCGAGTGCAGTGATAGCCATGCTGATTATCAGCATGTTGTTCACAATCGTGAGTGTAAGGATGGGAAGTGCAGATGATGTGGAAACAGACCTTGCGATTAATTCCACTTTGAGCGGAAATTTAAGCGGGGCTGGAAAGAAGGACTATTACAAAATTGTTGTAAACAGCGGGAGCAAGCTGATTGTGAAAACTGATGGACCAAATGGTGGGAGCATTGATTTTGACCTCTACATTCAGAAAGACGCAAAGCCAACAACCTCAAGTTATCTTGCAAGGGGTTATACAAGCTCAAGTGATGAACAGGTGAGCGTAAACAATCCATATGGAACATACTACGCAATGGTTTATTCCTACAAGGGCTCTGGAAGTTACACTATCACTGCAACTGTAGAAGGATGCAGTGGTGGTGAAAACGCGGGCAATAACAATAGCGATGTAATTGAACTTACCAGTGGAATGGGAAAAACTAGCAATCTAGATGCAGCAAATCCTAAATCTTACTACAAAATTACTGTTAGCTCAGGCACAGGGCTGAGAATCCTATTAACTGGTCCTGCGAACGCAGATTTCGACCTGTTCGTGAAGAAAGGTCAGAAACCCACTAGAAGCGCATACGATTACAAGAGTAATGGAAAAACTTCAAATGAAAATATTGCAATAAGTAATCCTTCTGGCACTTACTACATCCTGGTTGAAAGATATTCTGGTTCTGGCAGCTACTCACTTACCGCTTACATTAGTGTGAATACTCCAAAACAACTGCCTGTTGTTGAGAAATATCTGCGGGAGCGAACTGCTGCCTACTCAGACCTCTATTGGAACAATTACAACCCAGATTATGCAGATTATTCAGGGCAAGGTGGAGACTGCGCAAATTTCGGCAGCCAGTCCCAAATCTCTGGCGGTTTAAGTATATGGAAAGGTACTGACGGAAAAGGTCATGGGGTCATTGGCGCCGACCCTCATGGTACTATTCCCTTTGTGGACAACCTTCACACACATTTGATTAAACAGGAAAATGTAAAATTTTCCTACATCGTAAAAGGCCAGGATGGAAAATGGAATGGCACAATCCCAAGCTACATGACTGTTGGAGATATCATTTTAATCGGAGATGCAGATGGAGACCACTGGATTCACACACTCACCATTGTGGAAGGTAGCGGTGCAAATGCAAAGGTAAACGCCCATACGAACAACAGATACCACTATCCATGGGACTACTACATGAGTTTCTTCACCAGATATAACTTCTATCATATAGAGCCACAAGGTACTACTACTCCAAAATACATCAAAATTGTCACCTCAAGTTTGAATGTTCGCTCAGGGCCTTCTACGGCATTTCCGAAAATAGGGACTGTCTATTCAGGTCAGATTTATATCGCTACAGAGACTGTTATATTTAATGGAGAGACATGGTATAAAATATGGTATGATGAAAGGCCTGGCTGGGTGATTTCTTCTTCCTTATCGGTAATAAGCAGTGCTAGTTACTATATCGTTTCTGGAAAATACGCTAAAGTTTATGCTGCACCCACAACATCCTCTGAGGTAGTTGATACTGCCCTCATCGGACAATTGTTTGGAGTTAAGGATTTGGTCCTCATAGGTAATGAAAAATGGGCAGGGATTTACTTTAGAGGTGGAGAGTTCTGGGTCATACTCCAATAG